Genomic segment of Nocardiopsis mwathae:
GCGACGCCCTGGAGGACGCGGGGGTGCCGGTCCTGGGCGCGATCCGGCGGCATTCCGCGGTCGAGACGCCGTCGCGCCACCTCGGTCTCATCCCCGCCGCCGAGCGCGCGGACGCCGCGCGCGCGGCGGTGGACGCGCTCGGCTCACTGATCGCCGACTCCTGCGACCTGGACGCGATCGTCGCGCTGGCGCGCGGCGCCGCCCCGCTGCCGGGACCCCCCTGGAGCCCCGATGCTGAGCTGGCGGCGCCGCCGGGCGCCGAGCCGCGGGCGCCCTCCGTCCCGGCACGCGTCGCGGTCGCCGGCGGCCCCGCCTTCACCTTCTCCTACACCGAGCAGACCGAACTGCTGCGGGCCGGCGGCGCCGAGGTGGTCGCCTTCGACCCGTTGCGCGACGAGAAGCTCCCCGCCGACACCGCCGGCCTCGTCATCGGCGGCGGGTTTCCCGAGATGCACGCCGCCGAGCTCTCCCGCAACGCCCCGCTGCGCGCCGCCGTCGCCGACCTCGCCGACCGCGGCGCCCCGATGGCCGCCGAGTGCGCGGGACTGCTCTACCTCGCGCGCGAACTGGACGGCGCCCCGATGTGCGGTGTCATCCCGGCCTCGGCACGGATGACGGAGCGCCTGACCCTCGGCTACCGCGCCGCCGTCGCGGTACGCGACTCCGTTCTGGCCGGCGCCGGTACTCGGGTGCACGGCCACGAGTTCCACCGCACCGAGCTGACTCCGTCCCGCGGCACCGACCCCGCCTGGCAGTGGCGATCCGGTGGCGGCGAGGGGTTCGCGAGTGCCACCCTGAACGCCTCCTACCTCCATGTGCACTGGGCCGGCGCCCCCGCCCTGGCCGCCCGTTTCCTCGGGTCGGTACGCGGATTCGCCGAGACGAAGGGCAGGTCCGACCGATGAGCGCCGCCACCGCCTCGACCATGCCGGTCGTCATCCTGAAGACCGAGCGGCTGACCCTGCGCGCCTTCACCGAGGCCGACATCGACGACGTCTACGCCGCGGTGCGGGATCCCCTGATCCAGACGTGGCTGCCGCTCCCCGAGCCCGGGGTGCCCTACACCCGTGCCGACGCCGAGGAGTGGTGCCTGACCGGTGCCCCGGAGTCCCGTGCCGGAGGCGACGGGCAGAACTGGGCTGTCACCGATCGCCGGACGGGCCGCTTCCTCGGGTCCGTCGGGCTGACGCGCACGATGTGGGTGGTCCGGTCGACCGAGGTCGGGTACTGGACGGCCCCGTGGTCGCGCGGCACGGGCGTCGCCGCGGAGGCCGTGACCGCGGTCTCCCGCTGGGCGCTGGACCAGGGCCTGGAGCGCGTGGTCCTGCGGGCCGCGAC
This window contains:
- a CDS encoding cobyrinate a,c-diamide synthase yields the protein MPQVPRVVIAAPASGSGKTTVATGLMAALAARGARVSGHKVGPDYIDPGYHALATGRPPRNLDPVLCGEDRVVPLFRHGAAGADIAVVEGVMGLFDGASEPRHFHGPGDFASTAHVAGLLGAPVVLVVDAARTSRSIAALVHGFCTYETRVRVGGVILNRVGSDRHEELLRDALEDAGVPVLGAIRRHSAVETPSRHLGLIPAAERADAARAAVDALGSLIADSCDLDAIVALARGAAPLPGPPWSPDAELAAPPGAEPRAPSVPARVAVAGGPAFTFSYTEQTELLRAGGAEVVAFDPLRDEKLPADTAGLVIGGGFPEMHAAELSRNAPLRAAVADLADRGAPMAAECAGLLYLARELDGAPMCGVIPASARMTERLTLGYRAAVAVRDSVLAGAGTRVHGHEFHRTELTPSRGTDPAWQWRSGGGEGFASATLNASYLHVHWAGAPALAARFLGSVRGFAETKGRSDR
- a CDS encoding GNAT family N-acetyltransferase, translated to MSAATASTMPVVILKTERLTLRAFTEADIDDVYAAVRDPLIQTWLPLPEPGVPYTRADAEEWCLTGAPESRAGGDGQNWAVTDRRTGRFLGSVGLTRTMWVVRSTEVGYWTAPWSRGTGVAAEAVTAVSRWALDQGLERVVLRAATANTASRRVAEKSGFAFEGIERNAMLLHEGRADLALYSLIPSDLGKPPEDGTR